A single window of Nematostella vectensis chromosome 4, jaNemVect1.1, whole genome shotgun sequence DNA harbors:
- the LOC5512930 gene encoding ankyrin repeat domain-containing protein 36A, translating into MASLHHAIIQRRWRQARLLVEVGADVNRQGDEGRTPLMELCFVDNEDKACSMAKLLLENGGNVGIKDKQGKTALSYACILKKKKLLKWLTRFVDYDLNSTDLDGNTALNYAILAGDETVVMELVRKLKAYGLTVDTINRKGETPLINALKSERTDIADILLEIGKASLQVWDSETGKTASELRKDIIKRRKRRPFSIPSAFLREVGDVRPKRGNKEKKNKVKSANTKRVVLPQVLTPYNRPVTAPDRIDVPSFFQPFPPIWEDLSKLFIIYNQQSSDLYRKGYKSVRYVHVEPIITEDEIVEEDDTASLPENAKGLNELNIKMRGLCRAAGNKKKIMSMLANRGKTDSEESGRLSSLSATGRGSKLAGKLRAKSPAVQAFASLSKDLSKKKTKENTSAE; encoded by the coding sequence ATGGCATCTTTACACCATGCAATCATACAAAGGCGATGGCGACAGGCTAGACTGCTGGTGGAAGTCGGAGCCGACGTGAACAGGCAAGGAGATGAGGGAAGAACTCCTCTAATGGAGTTATGCTTCGTTGACAACGAGGACAAAGCATGCTCGATGGCCAAACTGTTGCTTGAGAACGGTGGAAATGTCGGAATCAAAGATAAACAAGGAAAAACAGCTCTCTCTTATGcttgtattttaaaaaagaagaaacttCTGAAATGGTTAACTCGATTTGTTGATTATGACTTAAATTCAACGGATTTGGATGGAAATACGGCATTGAATTATGCTATTTTGGCGGGAGACGAAACGGTTGTCATGGAACTCGTCAGGAAACTGAAAGCGTACGGACTAACCGTTGATACTATCAATAGGAAAGGAGAAACACCATTAATTAATGCTCTGAAATCCGAAAGGACTGATATTGCAGATATATTATTAGAGATAGGAAAAGCTTCTTTGCAAGTATGGGACAGTGAGACTGGTAAAACAGCGTCCGAGCTTAGAAAAGACATAATAAAAAGACGAAAACGACGTCCGTTTTCAATACCATCGGCATTTTTACGAGAAGTCGGAGATGTTCGTCCGAAAAgaggaaataaagaaaagaaaaataaagtcaAAAGCGCAAATACAAAAAGGGTTGTTCTTCCCCAAGTCCTAACGCCGTACAATCGACCAGTTACGGCTCCAGACAGAATTGATGTCCCAAGCTTTTTTCAGCCATTTCCTCCCATTTGGGAAGACTTATCGAAACTGTTTATCATCTATAACCAACAAAGCTCAGATTTATATCGCAAAGGTTACAAGTCTGTTAGATATGTGCATGTTGAACCAATAATTACAGAGGACGAAATTGTTGAGGAAGACGATACGGCGTCTTTGCCTGAAAATGCGAAAGGTTTAAATGAATTAAACATTAAAATGAGAGGCCTTTGCAGGGCAGCaggaaacaaaaagaaaataatgagTATGCTTGCGAACCGCGGAAAAACAGATTCAGAAGAATCGGGAAGATTGTCAAGCTTGTCTGCGACAGGGCGAGGAAGTAAATTAGCTGGAAAATTAAGAGCAAAAAGTCCCGCTGTTCAGGCTTTTGCAAGTCTGAGTAAAGATTTGAGTAAAAAGAAAACCAAAGAAAACACTTCAGCAGAATAA